In the Lates calcarifer isolate ASB-BC8 unplaced genomic scaffold, TLL_Latcal_v3 _unitig_2338_quiver_800, whole genome shotgun sequence genome, CCTACATGTGAATAAAAGTGTAATTAGCTGCAGTTAGCTGTGAGAACCAGAGCCGGGCAGCTCCATCGGGACATGGTGGTCCGCCTGGCCGGGCAGGGGACCCTCCGGAGCGGCCTTACCTGGAGAGAGCCTCCGCTGTTCGGCCGACACGGAGCTCTGGAGGAAGGCGAGAGCCAGCAGGCAGAGAAGACGACAGGAAGACATGGCGGCGACGAGAAGACGTTAACAGCTCTGTTCAGacactttcttcctcttcttcctcctctgtcgtCCTCACTCCATCAGGTCCACTGCGAACTTCTAACGGCGCTCAAATCTCGCGATACTTCGCATCCGAGACATCCCGAGGACAGGGATGTCAACACGAGCTGAAAAACGTTAGCCCGCCTATTTTTTGGAGCGTAGGCCAATCAGAGGCGCTACACACTTGATCGACAGGAACACTGAGCAATCAGAGCGTCGCAGCGCCTCcctaacagccaatcagaggaggaCAGATGGAAATTAGTaggctgtgattttttttctcgACAGAAAGTTcgtgaaaaaaggagaaagtgaaTCTTTGCCACGTGTGATAAattccagagagagagagagagagagaaagagagcatggagagagagagagagagagagagagagtcaccCTGGTGTAAAGCAGATCGTATTTCAGAACAGAAACGTTTGTGATGTTCATTGAATCATTTCCTCATTGAATCATATGAAAGTTACAGTAAAACGAACCTGCGGGTCTTTAacgcagagacagaaaaactgtTCGTTGATGTCGAAACATTTACTTTACTACTGCGTTTTTTCTGCGCAGGCGGCCCCGCCTCTTCGCCCCTGTTGCTATAGTAACGTGACAACACCGCAGCGACGGACCGGGCTGAGGGACCCGGTTACACCCGAGTTATTTACCCTGTTTTTAGCGCTGTGTGGTCGGTGTGTTGTCGGTTAGTTTGCGGTGTGTTGTCGGTGAGTTGTCGGTCTGCGGGTGATGGACAGACCCAGGTACTTCACTCCTGCCGAGGTGGCCGCTCACAACACCGTCGCCGATCTGTGGGTGTCGTTTCTGGGCAAAGTGTGCGACCTGACCCCGCTGATGAGCCGGTACAAAGGTGAGGAACACACCTGGTGGAGAGTAACGAAGTACAGTTACTCTGGTTAACCTAAGGTACCTGTAAGCTACCCCACTACATTTATAGCAGTATATTTACTCAGATACATGTTACTGTACTTTACCTGAGTACTTATCACTGACACCTGAATGCATCACTGACACCTGAATGCATCAGTGACCCGGACAGACCTGTGCTTCATGAGGCtggtgtttctctgcaggtgaCGCTCTGCTCCTGCCCATCATGGAGAGTGCAGGACAGGACATCAGCTGCTGGTTCGACCCTCAAACCAAAGACGTGAGAGCTGAAACCGGATCTCACTCAGATCCTCAGAGACCACCAGAGGATCCAGACCaaacctaacctgcatgtgtcCGTCCTCTGTCCTCAGGTCCTGAAGTATGTGGACCCACTCACCAACTGTGTGAGGTACTACACCCCCAGGGGGCGCTTCGTGCACGTCCCCCCCGCCTGCCCTCGCTCCGACTGGGACAGCGACGTCGGTCAGCCCTGGTGGAGGGACCAGCGCTACGAGGTGGGGCTGCTGACGGCGAAAACCAGGTGGATACGAGTCGTCAACACGCTGACGTCGCAGGAGCAGCGCCTGCAGGTGATCTGTTCACACCAGGTGCACTCTGGGTAACTGAGTCCACTGAAGGttccaaatgaaaaacagcgTTTAAAGGCTGTCGCTGTGTCGCCcctcaggtgtgttcagaggagactctgGCTGAGATCCTGCAGCGTTACCTGCGCTACAACTCCCACGCCCGCAGCTACACCTGGAAACACGGCGGAGCGAGCCTGGACATGAGCAGGACGCTCAGCGAGAACCACGTCCCCGACGACGACCACCAGCTCGAGCAGCTGCGGCTCGACAGAGACCTCTTCACCCCCGCCATCCTCCTCCACTTCAACGACGACCTCACCGAGGCATGACCTCTGACATCAGCAGGCCACGAGGTCACCGAGGTCGCCGAGCTTTAAAGAGCAACACGAGGGTCATAAGCAGTTCAATAAATGACTTTGAGGCatcctctgctgtttcactgtgattctTACTGATCACTGATCATTGATCACTGATCATTGATCACCTGTTGTGTGAAACATAAACCCAACACATCACAAACGAATCAACACTCAAAGTCCTTCATGTGTCAGTGTCTCCTGGAGCTTCGTGAGATCAATGAGACGATGAATGATCGTTTTCTCCTGGCCGTTTACTGAAGTGGTGATTGTTcactttttcctgtttgtgctgTGAGCTCAGGAACACCGTGTTTCAAAATGGCCGACGTGACTCAAACACATCATGAAGCAGGAAGTCACAGAGTGAAGAGCATCACACACAACAGGAAGTCTTTACTGTTGGAGGGAAGGATTTCTGGGGAGTTTTCAGATGAgtgcagtgcatgctgggaactATGTTAATGTCAGAGTTTTACAGTGTTGTCCCTGCAGACAGTCCACAGCTTTCACTGGAACCACAGTCCTGAGTCCTGACTGGTCTGAGGGTCGGAGGGTGTGGACAGGTGGAGATGGTGCAGGTCGGGTCTGTGTTGTCAGGTTCCCACAGGGCAGGCGGCTGGTTTGAGGAAGTGTGGACTGACGGTCGGTTTCCCTCCGGAAAACCAGTGTGTGAGAATAAAGGGGAAGTTCCTCTGAATCAGTGAGAGCTGAGCGTCTCAGAAACGTTATGAAATATTCAACTGCATCCAGTGTTTCTGATGACTGGACAGTTTTATAACGAGTGTTAGATGATGGgcggaggaaggaggagaagaaaaccaGAACAAACCAGAGTCTGTTGTTTGTGGAGGACTCTGACAGAAGGCCAGTCTCCGGTCCAGACCTGCTCCTGACTTCAACACGTGAGGAAACCGTTCTCCTTCAGGTACTGTCAGAGTGCAGCAGCTGGCCTCCACCTCTCTGTTGGAGTCTTCTTTGCTAACACTGCTAACGCTGCTAACATGAGCATGATTTTAAACTTCCTGTGAAAGGATCCAGAGTTTTTAATCAGTGACTGAttcactgactgtctgtctgtgaggttCAGCTGAAAGCTCCTGAGTTAGGATCAGACGATGTTGAGCAGTG is a window encoding:
- the LOC108892697 gene encoding cytochrome b5 domain-containing protein 1, with product MDRPRYFTPAEVAAHNTVADLWVSFLGKVCDLTPLMSRYKGDALLLPIMESAGQDISCWFDPQTKDVLKYVDPLTNCVRYYTPRGRFVHVPPACPRSDWDSDVGQPWWRDQRYEVGLLTAKTRWIRVVNTLTSQEQRLQVCSEETLAEILQRYLRYNSHARSYTWKHGGASLDMSRTLSENHVPDDDHQLEQLRLDRDLFTPAILLHFNDDLTEA